In Brassica napus cultivar Da-Ae unplaced genomic scaffold, Da-Ae ScsIHWf_2053;HRSCAF=2704, whole genome shotgun sequence, the genomic stretch AGGTTTCAGCTACGACATTTGCAACTCCTTTGTATTCAGCTTCGGCACTAGATCGTGAAACTGTGTCTTGTCGTTTTGATGACCAAGATACTAGGTTGCTGCCCAAGAAAACGCGTAAAGTAACCGGAGGTGGAACGTCGAGTGTCGGGAcacccagcccaatctgcatctgtGTAGGCAGTGAGGGGGGTGGTTGTGCTGGATTTGTAGAGCTGTAAGCCGTCTGTAATGGTGCCTTTTAGGTAGCGTAATACCCTTTTCAAGGCATTGAGGTGAGAGGCCCGTGGGTCATGCATGAAGAGACAGAGTTGTTGCACCGCGTACTGGATGTTTTTGGACGTGTTAGAGTGAGGTATTGGAGCGCGCCGGCGAGACTCCGATAGAGTGTTGGATCATCAACTTTGTCGCCACTGTCTTGAGATAGCTTTGATTTGAGATCGACTGGAGTACTTACAGGGTTGCATTCTTGCATTGAGGCACGAATTAGAATGTCTTTTGCGTAAGCTGTCTGTGATAGGAGCATGCCATCGCCATTGTAGTCAACCTTTATGCCAAGAAAGTATTTGAGTTTCCCGTCGTCGGACATCTCAAATTCTTTCTTCAGTAAGGTTGTTATATGTTGACGCAGAGCCGGAGACGATGCCGTTAACAGTATGTCATCGACATAAAGGAGGAGATAGGCAATGTTTTTCCCTTTGCTGTAGATGAAAAGAGAATTATCGCTAGAGCTTTTTGTAAAACCCAGTTGTTCTACGTACGAAAGAGAAACGACCATTCCAGGCCCTTGGAGCCTGCTGCTTGAGACCGTAAAGGGCTTTCTCCAACTTCCATACATGATTTGGCTTCGACTTGTCGGCCATACCTGGCGGTTGATGCATATAAACGGTCTCATCTAACGTCCCATGCAAGAAGCATTTTTGACGTCAAGGTGATGGACTCCCAGTCGCGTTGCAGAGCTAGGTGGAGTACAGAACGGATGGTTACTGGCTTCACAACGGGGCTGAACGTTTCATCGTAATCCAGGCCCTGCTCTTGTGACTTGTCGTTCGCCACTAAGCGCGATTTGTGGCGTGTAACCGTTCCATCTGCACCAAGCTTATGCTTATATAACCACATGGAGCGCAGAATGTTAGCATTAGGTGGACGTGTAACTAGACTAAATGTCTTATTCTTAACCAGAGCACCGTACTCATCAGTCATTGAGGGATTCCAGTTTGGATCTTTTAAAGCTGTTAGGTGGCTTTTTGGGATAGGAGAAATGGTTGAAGTGTGGAGGTTTATGATAGTTCGCTGTTTTCGAGTTCCATCTCTGCTCCTAGTAGTCATTGGATGACGTGTAATAGGAGCTAAAATAGGTTGAACAGTCGTGTGAAGGGGTGGTGCAACAGACTGTAATGGAGGAGGAGATGGCTGAATTAGAATATTTTGAATGTTGAGGATACCTCAGACGTGTCGCCCAAGAAATCATAAGACTTTGGAAGTGAGATGGAATGAGTTTGAGCTAAAGGAAATATTGATTCATCACAGACCACATGACGAGAAATAATGATTTTTCTGGTCTGTAGGTCTAGGCATCTGTAGCCCTTTGGCTTGATggatagccaaaagaaacacgcAGGGTGTGGATCGAGGGGCTAGTTTATGGAGAAATGAATGATTCAGGTTGGGGAAGCATATAAGCAGCCAAAGGTTTTTAGGTGATGATAAGAGGGTTCTCTCTGGTAAAGGTTGTGTATGGAACACGGTTTTAATGGAAGCTGAGGGTAGTATATTGAGTAAGTGAACAGCAGTGTGTAGTGCTTCCACCCAGTAAGAAGGTGGTAGGCGAGCTTGGAAAAGAAGTGTTCGGAGAGTGTTATTTATGGTTGTATCATTCTCTCGAACGTCCGTTCTGTTGAGAAGTATGAGGACACGAGAAACGAACAACAATACCGTTTGATGAAAAGAAGTTTAGGAAGTTGGTATTGTTATACTCGCCACCATTATCGCATTGAAACGATTGGATAGAGGATTTGAACTGCGTTTTCAAAAGCACAGAAGTCAGTGAACTTTGAAAAAACTTCAGATTTCTTTCTTAGGGGATAAACccatataaaatgagagaaatgaTCGAGAAAGAGGACATAATATCGAATGCCACTGTTACTTGTGATTGGCGAAGTCCAAATGTCGGAATGCACCAGCTCAAAAGAGCAGAGACAATTTTATTTGAATCAAAGAAAGGTTGTTTTAAGTGTTTACCCAATTGACATGCTTCACATACAAGTGGAAGTTGTCCTTTATTACAAGAGATGGAATTAGAAGAAATTAAAGAACGCAATGAGCATTGTTGACATGGCCAAGGCGTTTATGCCAGAGAGAAGGAGCAGCAGCAAGGTAAGCGTGAGGAGTGTTCGGCAGTTTATTGAGTTGTTGCGGAACAGAGTAAAGATCCCCTGAACTGTCACTGCAGAGCAGTATCCGCTTGGTGCTGAGATCCTTTACAGAAAAACCAAACGGGTCAAATTCAACCGAGCACCAATTATCATTAGTAAACCGACGAACAGAGATAAGATTCTTGATGATATTAGGAGCAACAAGAACATTTTTCAATGAAAGAGGACGAGAATATGAAGCTAAAGAAGTTGAGCCGGATGAAGTAATGGGAATTTGAGAACCGTTTCCGACTTTGACTGACATTCTGGTGCTATTTTTAAGAACAGAATTTAGTGTACCTGAAGACGATGCTAAGTGAGCTGTAGCACCAGAGTCCATATACCAGTCTGCAGCGCCTGGATCAGCAATAGTCAAGGTGTTGAAAGCTTGAGCAAAATCGGTTGTTGGTTGGTATTGTGGGTCAGCAACTAGAgcttgttgttgctgttgttgaCGTTGAGGAGCAGGGCCGAGAATGCCTCTGTTTGCTTGCTGAATCCATGGAGTAGGGAATCCAGGCCACTGCATCATTGGCGGTTGATAGAACGGTACCGAGTAATGCGGATTCCAATTGCTGTTTTGCCAGTTGTTGTTCCAAGAGCGTTGCTGGTTGTTGCGTCCACGACCACGGCTTCGATTGTTTTGCTTCCTGTTCCCATTGTTGAAGCGTTGAGGTTGTTTTTCTGTTGAGACCGTGAGAACTGTCGATGAGGAAGCGCTGTCTGCAGTCGCTGGGGCCTTAGTAGCTTTCTTGAGTCGTGTTTCCTCGTTGAGAAGCATCTGTTTCGCTGAGTCAAACGTAGGAAAGGGCTCCTTGTGTTTGATGACATTGAGGATGTTATCAAATTTCTCGTTCAAGCCATTCAGAAGATACATCACGAGTGTTCTGTCAGGTACTGGGGCGTCGAGATTGGCCAAGAGATCTGATATGGATTTCAGGGTTTGACAATACTCTTGCACCGTACGGTCTCCAATTTCCGTGGTGCGCAAGTCATGGTCGAGTTGGATTGCTCGAGCTTCCTTATTGTTCCTGAATTGGTTCTCAACTCGGAGCCAGATGTCGCGAGCGGAGCCACCAGTTTGAAACGTGCTGCGGAACAATGGTTGAGTCAAGGTTCCGTATAACCATAGCTTGaccaagccatccttcttcttccACGGCATGTCATCATCGTTTGCAGGGAGAGAGGTACCTTCGATGTGACCGATCACGTCAAATGCGAGACAGTGAGTGAGAAACAACTCACGCCAGGCGTCATAGTTGTGATCTTCAAAGACGAGGGTGATAGGGATATGGGTTTTAATGTTCGTTACGCCAAAGGCACGGTCGAAATCAACGGGATTTGGTGCGGCCATTGACAGAGAACTTTAGAAGAGAGGGATGGTAGAAAGAAATTTAGAAAGAAagggaagacgaagaagattaGGGTCTCAAGAGctttagctctgataccatgaaattGTATGTATTTCCTTGATCCAACATAAACACGATACAATCAATATATACACAAGGTTGTTCTACGGTTCCACTATACAAGGGATATGGTCAAGTAACGAGATCCTAGAATATAGGAACATATCGTTGAGCATATTCTTTCAATCAAGAGGTTAATTGATTACGGTTTCAGGGTATCTTATTATGGATTCAGGTATTATGAAAGTTCTGCCATTGAATCATCAAGGAAGTTTTGATTGTTTCATGTTATGGATCCAGAAAGATTTTAttggattttcaaattttattttactattttttgacTGGTTTTTTATTGTCTCATTATGCAGAGAGGGGCTTTGATCTTCacatgatttgttttttttcatgaaTGCTCTGGAAACAGTTTCGAAATCTCTTCTCCACCACCGCCACTACATCCATAGCTTCCGCATTTTCCAAACAGAGGTCTTCACACTATGGTGTTGTCCGTTTGCTCAtccaggtgatccatctgggtgaagatgcaaattgatgttcgttttgtacattataatgctacatccagatggatcacccagctgattttttaaaaactcatctcaaattctcatccaagtgaaggtgagtcttgatggtgcatctggatttagatgcatctagttcagtccaaaatgatatatgacaaataatttttaaaaatcaaaatattattttcaaaccaaaattctattttttgcatatatatttttccGCCATAaccgaaaaatgcattttctcgtcaaaactgaaaaccaaaattttccaacaaaaccgcaaaaattcATTTTCCGCAAAAAACGTAAAAACGATCATTtccataaaaaaacatttttcgatCAAACCAGTAAAACCACATTTTTCGGCCAAAAACGTAAAACCGcacttttccgccaaaatcataaaaacacattttccgccaaaaccgtaaaaacgcaCTTTTCcaccaaaatcgtaaaaacgcacttttccgccaaaaacgcaaaaacacattttcccgtcaaaaccgaaaaaatgtatttttccgccaaaaccggaaaaatgcattttcccgccaaaaccgcaaaaaatgcatttttccgccaaaaccgcaaaaaatgcattttccaccaaaaccggaaaaacgcatttcccgccaaaaccgcaaaaccagaaaaatgcattttttccgccaaaaccggaaaaacgcattttcccaccaaaaccggaaaacgcattttcccgccaaaaccgcaaaaacgcattttcccgccaaaaccggaaaaaaactgtttcccaccaaaaccggaaaatgcattttccgtcaaaaccgcaaaaatgcatttttcttcaaaacacacattttccgccaaaaccgcaaaaaacaaacttttcctgccaaaactacaaaaagtattttccgccaaacacgcaaaaacgtatttttttgacaaaaccacaaaagtgcactttttcgtcaaaaacacatttttccgcaaaacccgaaaaaatattttcgccAAATCcgtaaaaaatgatatttttccgccgaaacgtaaaaaaaaatattttagtcattttattaacaagtccacctggatgcagatgaagttaaaaatgaaaagcaaacgaacatagttgcattcagatgattcatctggatgcataGACGAAATGAAAAAACGAACaacatccagatggatcatcTAGATAAGACACTcagatggaccatctggatgcatcttTGAGATGTACTAACGAACATGACCTATGTCTTTGCCAGAAAACGGCCAAGCCTCAAAAGCTTTCATCGCAACTATCTGCAAAAGTCTGCGCTTCTTCCTCTAAACCTCTGCTGCCTCCATGCCACTTCCGCCTGTACGGCCACCATCGACATCACAACAACCTCAAGTAATGAACAAAACGCCGCCTCCTCCTCTGTTTCATGATTTTCTCCGCGTAGACCGTTAGGTAAAGATAAGTTCCTTTGAGTAATTTTACAAAACGCCCGACCGGACTATGGCCTGTGATAAGCTCAGAACAAGCTTCTTTGAGTAAGTTTACAACTTGCTTTGGCCTTTAGCCACAATTAACAAAAGCGTTCAAGAATGTATGATTTTGAATTGTTCTTTAGTTTCAGTGGAAGGGTTGTGTTTACAGCACTTGAAGCATTTGTGAAGAAGATGCCGACTAAGTAAAGAAGAAGAGTTGAAGTTGTATAGCTACAAAGTTGTAGTAGATGAGCTTGACTCTGCTGAGAAATTTCTCAGGGCCCTTGTGGAGTACCATTTGCATTTCAAGAGGCTGAAGCAATGCTTTATAGAGAGACGGTTGAAGATGAAGTGGTTCATCTTAGAAACTCCTTCTCAATGCTTGAGGTATTACAGAGTGACTTATTGTCATTTTCAATTTCTTGTGTTACAAGGTAAGGTGATTAATACAGTAGTACATAATTAGGAAGCTTGCACGGAGCTTAAGTCAAGCAGGTTATTCCTGAAGCTTTTAAAAGTCGTCCTTAGGACTGGGAACAAGATGAATGTAGGAACCATACTTGGTGGCGCAAAAGCCTTCAAGCTCTCCAATGTTAAGTGCACATATGAAAAAACAACTCTATTCCACTTTGTCGTGAAAGAGATATCTAGGTCAAAGGGAATCAGGGTTTAAGACAGCATCATGGCATGCAccagagattaaaaaaaaaaacagaacagggagaaaggggaggaatacaaaaaatattataacttaCTTCCCTTCGGAAAATCAATACTTGATCGTTTATGGCGGTTTGTAAAACAAGAAGATATATAAATTCGTTGGTGAGTATACGAGTTCAATGGAATGGGGGAAAGTTATTATGACAATATGACATGTGGTATCAA encodes the following:
- the LOC125599893 gene encoding uncharacterized mitochondrial protein AtMg00820-like, which produces MTTRSRDGTRKQRTIINLHTSTISPIPKSHLTALKDPNWNPSMTDEYGALVKNKTFSLVTRPPNANILRSMWLYKHKLGADGTVTRHKSRLVANDKSQEQGLDYDETFSPVVKPVTIRSVLHLALQRDWESITLTSKMLLAWDVR